A genomic stretch from Triplophysa dalaica isolate WHDGS20190420 chromosome 4, ASM1584641v1, whole genome shotgun sequence includes:
- the pex12 gene encoding peroxisome assembly protein 12, whose protein sequence is MAERGVHLTTAFTAEDRPSIFEVLAQGSLMSAVKPALQHAVKILATSNPAHYGVLWRRFDEIYAVLDLLLQHHFLARTSASFSENFYGLKRVGTDSTHPVHLGLLRRQHWRSLLLLALLPYLYTKLEKILARQRDEDDFSIRCPQSLMQKLYRAFLAAYPFVRMGWDGWVFCQQLLYVFGKVRTHSPLLWLAGVKLSYLTAEDIRNLGLKPTGLTLNPSQSIGEKLQQLVSTMVGGVAVSLSTSLSIGVFFLQFLEWWHSSDNQSTAKSLTSLPIPPPPIHLHNQDTSLTHIKVCPLCRKVRTNDTALATSGYVFCYKCIYVYIKANHRCPLTGYPSALQHLIKIYTPEG, encoded by the exons ATGGCGGAGAGGGGTGTACATTTAACCACAGCTTTTACAGCTGAAGATAGACCCTCAATATTTGAGGTTTTAGCTCAGGGCTCTTTGATGAGTGCTGTCAAACCTGCATTACAGCATGCTGTGAAG ATCCTCGCCACCTCTAACCCTGCTCACTATGGAGTTCTGTGGAGGAGATTTGATGAGATTTACGCCGTCCTAGACTTACTGTTGCAGCATCATTTCTTAGCCCGCACCAGCGCATCATTTTCAGAGAACTTCTATGGTCTAAAGCGTGTGGGAACAGACAGCACACATCCTGTCCATCTTGGTCTCCTTCGTAGACAGCACTGGCGCTCCTTGCTCCTACTTGCCCTCCTGCCTTACCTGTACACAAAACTGGAAAAAATCCTGGCTCGGCAGAGAGACGAGGACGATTTTTCCATCCGGTGTCCACAGTCCTTAATGCAGAAATTGTACAGGGCTTTTTTGGCTGCGTACCCTTTTGTGCGCATGGGTTGGGATGGCTGGGTCTTTTGCCAGCAGCTGTTGTACGTGTTTGGCAAAGTACGGACACATTCGCCCCTTTTGTGGCTTGCAGGGGTTAAACTGTCGTATCTAACAGCTGAGGACATCCGTAATCTGGGTCTCAAGCCAACCGGCCTGACACTGAACCCCAGTCAAAG cATTGGGGAGAAACTTCAGCAACTTGTCTCTACTATGGTTGGTGGTGTTGCTGTATCACTTTCAACCAGCCTCTCGATCGGAGTGTTTTTCCTGCAGTTTCTGGAGTGGTGGCATTCATCTGACAACCAAAGCACTGCTAAATCCTTGACCTCCCTTCCGATCCCTCCACCACCTATTCACCTTCATAACCAGGACACTTCACTCACACATATTAAAGTGTGCCCACTCTGCAGGAAGGTGCGCACCAATGACACTGCCCTTGCCACTTCAGGCTATGTGTTTTGTTACAAgtgtatatatgtttatattaaagccAACCACAGATGTCCTCTCACTGGCTACCCTTCTGCACTGCAACatcttattaaaatatacacGCCTGAGGGATAG
- the orai2 gene encoding protein orai-2, whose protein sequence is MKASPKDSQSVTMSSELNVPMGSPAPGCPDRLQDGGGMDYRDWVRRSYLELVTSNHHSVQALSWRKLYLSRAKLKASSRTSALLSGFAMVAMVEVQLEMQYNYPRFLLIAFSICTTVLVAVHLFALLISTCILPNVEAVSNIHNLNSVSESPHERMHYYIELAWGFSTALGILLFLAEVVLLCWIKFLPVDSGAQSAAVIAALKQNGSTPAVQPGHSGFQAALASTIIMVPVGFIFVVFTIHFYRSLVRHKTERHHQEIEELHKIKVQLDGHERGLQAV, encoded by the exons ATGAAAGCCAGTCCTAAAGACAGCCAATCAG TTACTATGAGCAGTGAGCTGAATGTGCCAATGGGCTCTCCAGCTCCTGGATGCCCTGACAGGCTGCAGGATGGTGGTGGAATGGACTACAGAGATTGGGTTCGTCGCAGCTATCTGGAGCTGGTCACGTCTAACCACCACTCTGTCCAGGCTCTTTCATGGAGAAAACTCTATCTCAGCAGGGCCAAACTCAAAGCCTCGAGTCGAACCTCGGCCTTGCTGTCTGGCTTTGCAATG gtgGCCATGGTAGAGGTGCAGCTGGAAATGCAGTACAACTACCCGCGCTTCCTTCTCATTGCTTTCAGCATCTGTACCACAGTACTTGTGGCCGTCCACCTCTTCGCTCTCCTCATCAGTACCTGCATCCTGCCCAACGTCGAAGCTGTCAGCAACATTCACAATCTCAACTCCGTCTCCGAATCTCCCCACGAAAGGATGCACTACTATATCGAGCTCGCCTGGGGCTTTTCCACCGCCTTGGGAATTCTGTTGTTCCTAGCGGAAGTGGTGCTTCTCTGCTGGATCAAATTCCTGCCGGTTGACTCTGGGGCGCAGTCCGCAGCCGTTATCGCAGCCCTGAAGCAGAACGGTAGCACCCCAGCGGTTCAGCCGGGGCACAGCGGATTTCAGGCGGCCTTGGCCTCCACCATCATCATGGTGCCGGTCGGATTTATCTTTGTGGTGTTCACCATCCACTTCTACCGCTCGCTGGTACGCCACAAAACCGAGCGGCACCATCAAGAGATTGAGGAACTGCACAAGATCAAGGTGCAACTGGATGGCCACGAGCGAGGCTTGCAAGCAGTTTGA
- the prpf4 gene encoding U4/U6 small nuclear ribonucleoprotein Prp4, protein MSDEDDAPVVKRTRIFYGSLEEKEKERLSRDGTTSAKDAVKAGIKAGHINISSGESMEMEERVSERQAEVLADFERRKRARQITVSTDDVEVKACLRALGEPITLFGEGPADRRERLRTVLSVIGPDALKKSKKEEEKIKRTQEEYQQTWYHEGPSSLKEARLWLVKYSLPRAVERLDAARAHKEIPESTRTVRQQELHKSLRNVNNFCSQIGDDRPISYCQFSPNSKMLVTASWSGLCKLWNVPDCTLVRTLRGHNTNVGAISFHPQATLTLDESDVNMASCAADGSVKLWSLDSDEPVADIEGHSMRVARVAWHPSGRFLGTTCYDCSWRLWDLEVQEEILHQEGHSKGVHDLDFHPDGSLAGTGGLDSFARVWDLRTGRCVMFLEGHLKEVYGISFSPNGYHVATGSGDHTCKVWDLRQRRCIYTIPAHQNLLSSVKFQPTDGHFLLTGAYDNTAKVWTHPGWSPLKTLAGHEGKVMGLDLSPDGQLIATCSYDRTFKLWMAE, encoded by the exons atGTCGGACGAAGACGATGCCCCAGTTGTGAAAAGGACCAGGATCTTCTATGGAAGTCTTGAAGAAAAGGAGAAGGAACGCCTCAGCCGAGATGGAACAACTTCTGCTAAAGATGCGGTTAAGGCTGGCATCAAGGCTGGACATATTAATATCTCCAGCG GTGAGTCCATGGAAATGGAGGAACGCGTAAGCGAGCGACAGGCTGAAGTATTGGCAGACTTTGAGCGCAGAAAGCGAGCCAGACAAATCACCGTCTCCACCGATGATGTTGAGGTCAAGGCCTGTCTCCGAGCTCTTGGAGAGCCAATCACGCTGTTTGGGGAAGGACCTGCGGATAGACGAGAAAG ATTGCGGACCGTTCTTTCAGTGATCGGTCCTGACGCTTTGAAGAAATCAAAGAAAGAAGAGGAGAAAATAAAGCGCACGCAAGAAGAA TATCAGCAGACGTGGTACCATGAAGGTCCTTCCTCTCTGAAGGAGGCGCGTCTGTGGTTGGTGAAGTATTCATTGCCCAG AGCAGTGGAGAGGTTAGATGCCGCAAGAGCCCACAAGGAAATTCCAGAATCTACAAGAACAGTACGACAACAAGAGCTTCACAAGAGCCTCCGG AATGTGAATAACTTCTGCAGTCAGATTGGCGATGACCGTCCAATATCCTACTGccagtttagccccaactctaaGATGCTGGTGACTGCATCTTG GAGTGGTTTGTGTAAATTGTGGAACGTCCCAGACTGTACACTCGTGCGCACACTAAGGG GTCACAATACCAATGTTGGAGCGATTAGCTTTCACCCTCAAGCCACGCTGACACTGGACGAGTCAGATGTCAATATGGCCTCCTGTGCGGCGGACGGCTCGGTTAAGCTGTGGAGTTTAGACAG TGATGAGCCTGTAGCAGATATTGAAGGACACTCTATGAGGGTGGCACGGGTAGCCTGGCACCCATCTGGGCGTTTTTTGGGCACAACTTG ctatGATTGCTCATGGCGATTGTGGGATCTTGAAGTTCAAGAAGAAATTTTGCATCAGGAAGGTCACAGTAAAGGAGTCCATGACCTTGACTTTCACCCGGATGGCTCGCTTGCAGGAACTGG GGGTCTGGACTCATTTGCTCGTGTCTGGGACCTGCGTACCGGTCGTTGTGTGATGTTCCTAGAAGGTCATTTAAAAGAGGTTTATGGCATCAGCTTCTCACCAAACGG CTACCATGTGGCAACAGGAAGTGGAGATCATACCTGTAAAGTGTGGGACCTCCGGCAGAGACGTTGTATATACACGATTCCCGCCCATCAGAATCTCCTGTCATCCGTCAAGTTTCAGC CTACGGACGGGCATTTCTTGCTGACTGGTGCCTATGACAACACAGCCAAGGTGTGGACTCATCCAGGCTGGTCTCCTCTGAAGACTCTGGCGGGACATGAGGGAAAGGTTATGGGGCTTGACCTTTCACCTGACGGACAACTTATTGCAACCTGCTCTTATGACCGAACCTTCAAACTCTGGATGGCAGAATAA
- the rnf224 gene encoding RING finger protein 224 yields the protein MDGTVSGTSEPQETRELQNKPEEEEDRVSDVVVSEAPVEGDVETGLKNTRDSRKLDCIICYSVYNLGERLPRKLYCGHTFCQACLKRLDTIINEQIWIPCPQCRQNTPLPRGGASGLDLDLAAFLGVKAEVENQRTYTQKAPLETKSSFKQPITEQPPLAWANVATADHHFNRSPCCKNCLLCCWWC from the exons ATGGATGGAACTGTGAGTGGAACATCAGAACCCCAAGAGACCAGAGAGCTACAAAATAAACCTGAAGAGGAAGAGGACAG GGTCTCAGATGTTGTCGTGTCTGAAGCTCCAGTTGAGGGCGATGTGGAGACTGGGCTGAAAAACACCAGGGACAGCCGGAAACTGGACTGCATCATCTGCTACAGCGTGTATAATTTAGGAGAGAGGCTCCCTCGGAAACTCTACTGTGGTCACACATTTTGCCAGGCTTGCCTAAAACGACTGGACACTATCATCAATGAGCAG ATATGGATTCCCTGTCCACAGTGCAGACAAAACACTCCTCTTCCTCGTGGGGGCGCCAGTGGACTTGACCTAGACCTGGCAGCGTTTCTGGGCGTTAAAGCTGAAGTTGAAAACCAGCGAACCTACACCCAGAAAGCACCGCTGGAGACCAAGAGTTCCTTTAAACAGCCAATCACTGAGCAGCCTCCCTTAGCCTGGGCCAATGTGGCAACAGCTGACCACCATTTCAATAGGAGTCCCTGTTGCAAGAACTGCCTGCTCTGCTGCTGGTGGTGCTGA